The nucleotide sequence AGTTTGTGTGGGCTGGTAGGGAGAAACCTGGAACGTACGAAGTTCTCTCTTCGCCACACCACCGGAGGTTTGCCATGGCACTGGACGACAAGATCAGCAACAAGGCCGAGGAATTGGGCGGCAAGGCCAAGGAGGCGGCCGGCCACGCGACCGGCAACCAGGACCTCGAGGCCGAGGGCCAGGGCGACCAGGCCTCGTCGCACGTCAAGCAGGCGGGCGAGAAGATCAAGGACGCCGCGAAGGATCTCTTCGGCAAGTAGTCATCAGGACGGGTCGGCCCGCCGGATCAGTGATCCTCCGGCGGAGCGACCTTGTCCAGCAGTTCGGCCAGTACCCACCGTTCGGAGTCGTCGAGTTGCGCGAACAGATGCTCCCCAGCGGCGGCCCGCGCCTCGGCCATCTCTCGCTGCACGGCCAGCCCGTGCTCGGTCAGCCTGACCAGGATCGAGCGCCGGTTCTCCGGGTCGATGGCCCGCTCCACCAGCCCGGCCCGCTCCAGAGCGTCGACCAGACCCGTCGCCGAACGCGGCACGATGCCCATCCGTGACGCCAACTCACCCATTCGCCAGGGGCTCTCCCCCCTTGAGACCAGGCGGAGCATCCGCTCCTGCGCGGGGGTCAGGCCCAGCGGCGCCAACGCTTTGACCGAGGCGCGCCGAAGTCGGTGAGCAGACCGCATCAGCCGTTCGACCAGCTCGGCCGTGGTGATGGCGGGTGTGACACCCATTGCTGCCTTCCTCTCCGCTCACGGATCGAACCACCGGCCCACCGACCCACCGATGGACGGACCCACACGCCGACCTGCCGGGAATGGTCCGAGCGCCTTGGACGTTGACCCTGTCGTCTCCTCATCGTGAGTTTACCTCAGTATGCGCTACACTCACCAGTATGACGTAGAGACGCGCTCAACAGAAGGGAGTGCCCATGACCACG is from Nakamurella sp. PAMC28650 and encodes:
- a CDS encoding MarR family winged helix-turn-helix transcriptional regulator, whose translation is MGVTPAITTAELVERLMRSAHRLRRASVKALAPLGLTPAQERMLRLVSRGESPWRMGELASRMGIVPRSATGLVDALERAGLVERAIDPENRRSILVRLTEHGLAVQREMAEARAAAGEHLFAQLDDSERWVLAELLDKVAPPEDH
- a CDS encoding CsbD family protein; protein product: MALDDKISNKAEELGGKAKEAAGHATGNQDLEAEGQGDQASSHVKQAGEKIKDAAKDLFGK